Proteins from a genomic interval of Mycoplasmopsis columboralis:
- the rplO gene encoding 50S ribosomal protein L15: MAITLHTLKATEGSRKDKHRKGRGHAAGKGKQAGKGQSGQNKRKGHRLGFEGGQTPWFRRIGKRGFTNVNHLEFQVVNLKDLEARYENGQEVTIESLFANNLVKRTLPIKVLGNGTLTKKLVVRVHRVSESARKAIEAAGGEVQDL, encoded by the coding sequence ATGGCAATTACATTACATACATTAAAAGCAACCGAAGGTTCACGTAAAGACAAACACCGTAAAGGTCGTGGACATGCTGCTGGTAAAGGAAAACAAGCTGGTAAAGGACAATCTGGACAAAACAAACGTAAAGGACACAGATTAGGATTTGAAGGGGGTCAAACTCCTTGATTCCGTAGAATCGGAAAACGTGGATTTACCAATGTAAATCACCTTGAATTCCAAGTAGTAAATCTTAAAGACCTTGAAGCAAGATATGAAAATGGTCAAGAAGTAACAATTGAATCATTATTTGCAAACAACCTTGTAAAAAGAACCCTTCCTATTAAAGTTTTAGGAAATGGAACCTTAACTAAAAAATTAGTTGTTAGAGTTCACAGAGTATCAGAATCTGCTAGAAAAGCTATTGAAGCTGCTGGCGGAGAAGTTCAAGACTTATAA
- a CDS encoding variable surface lipoprotein, whose protein sequence is MKSKKFIMSLGTITASSLGLIAVSCGKQTTEQKQQSFLANNDVNLSREKLKAYFKTYFELTVELKDKPQELEKVMAHFAEYEISLGNSYMTNPSRVSDLIYALKSVEEVPNVDENIKTSVQQLIKLTEIPKLS, encoded by the coding sequence ATGAAAAGCAAAAAATTTATCATGTCTTTAGGGACAATTACTGCTTCATCTTTAGGTTTAATTGCTGTTTCATGCGGTAAACAAACTACTGAACAAAAACAACAAAGCTTTCTTGCTAACAATGATGTAAATCTTTCAAGAGAAAAACTAAAAGCTTACTTTAAAACTTATTTTGAATTAACTGTTGAATTAAAAGATAAACCTCAAGAACTTGAAAAAGTAATGGCGCACTTTGCAGAATACGAAATTTCCTTAGGAAATTCGTATATGACAAACCCTTCAAGGGTATCAGATTTAATATATGCTCTTAAGTCTGTTGAAGAAGTACCCAATGTTGATGAAAACATAAAAACAAGTGTTCAACAATTGATTAAACTTACCGAAATACCAAAACTAAGCTAA
- the rpsE gene encoding 30S ribosomal protein S5, with amino-acid sequence MENQKEQKQVAGTKEVKAVRPRSEKAALPVEERRNFRNPKAKTDKRPNREDRPRRARGFDQQVSEYSEKVVHIARVTKVVKGGRRFSFSAFVVVGNKKGSVGFGHGKANEVPDAIKKAIKDAQNNLIDVPLVNGTVPHEIQAKFLASRVMLKPAPKGKGLIASGTVRAVTELAGYTDIVTKTYGSRSKANTVKATLKALSQLRTVEQIAEIRNKDVKDLI; translated from the coding sequence ATGGAAAATCAAAAAGAACAAAAACAAGTAGCAGGGACAAAAGAAGTTAAAGCTGTTCGTCCAAGAAGTGAAAAGGCTGCACTTCCTGTAGAAGAAAGAAGAAACTTCAGAAACCCTAAAGCTAAAACTGACAAACGTCCTAACAGAGAAGATCGTCCAAGAAGAGCAAGAGGATTTGACCAACAAGTTTCTGAATATTCAGAAAAAGTTGTTCACATTGCTAGAGTTACTAAAGTTGTTAAAGGTGGAAGAAGATTCAGTTTTAGTGCATTTGTAGTTGTAGGGAACAAAAAAGGAAGTGTCGGATTTGGACACGGTAAAGCAAATGAAGTTCCTGATGCAATTAAAAAAGCTATTAAAGATGCACAAAACAACTTAATTGATGTACCTCTTGTAAATGGAACTGTTCCTCACGAAATTCAAGCTAAATTCCTTGCTTCTAGAGTTATGTTAAAACCAGCTCCTAAAGGGAAAGGACTTATTGCTTCAGGAACTGTTCGTGCTGTAACTGAACTTGCAGGATACACTGACATTGTTACAAAAACATACGGTTCACGTTCAAAAGCAAACACTGTTAAAGCAACATTAAAAGCTCTTTCTCAACTTAGAACTGTTGAACAAATTGCAGAAATTAGAAATAAAGACGTAAAGGATTTAATTTAA
- a CDS encoding variable surface lipoprotein translates to MKSKKIIMSLGTITASSLGLIAVSCGKQTTEQKQQSFLANNDVNLSRAKLKAYFKTYFELTVELKDKPQELAKVMKHFADYSVALLGTIGQNPSRSSDIVYAFKSIDEVANVDASIKESVQNAIKLAEASNRN, encoded by the coding sequence ATGAAAAGTAAAAAAATCATCATGTCTTTAGGGACAATTACTGCTTCATCTTTAGGTTTAATTGCTGTTTCATGCGGTAAACAAACTACTGAACAAAAACAACAAAGCTTTCTTGCTAACAATGATGTAAATCTTTCAAGAGCAAAACTAAAAGCTTACTTTAAAACTTATTTTGAATTAACTGTTGAATTAAAAGATAAACCTCAAGAACTCGCTAAAGTAATGAAACACTTTGCTGATTACAGTGTTGCTTTATTAGGAACAATTGGACAAAACCCTTCGAGATCTTCAGATATTGTATATGCCTTTAAATCTATTGATGAAGTAGCAAATGTTGATGCAAGTATTAAAGAAAGTGTTCAAAACGCAATAAAACTTGCAGAAGCATCAAATAGAAATTAA
- a CDS encoding RluA family pseudouridine synthase yields MIELKVTYKERIDKYISTHTEISRNDIKQLIEQRAVYVNGNNVIKPKYIVREGQDIKIVKLLDKEIKLEPQQMDIDIIYEDEHLFVINKPSGLIVHPAPGHLDQTLVNGLLYHFKNNLSNENGLLRPGIVHRIDKDTSGLLIIAKNNEIHKLLSDNFKTHDISREYVAIVDGVLEDKKLKLDLPIGRDVKNRQMMCVTNNNSKHAITHVEMLNTFYVDGLPKTLVKCTLETGRTHQIRVHLAYIKNPVYGDPVYGKKVDDFNQRLHAYKLSFVHPITQEKIVLFAQPPKEFDVADYDYSQLFIKE; encoded by the coding sequence ATGATAGAACTAAAAGTAACATATAAAGAAAGAATTGACAAATACATTAGCACTCATACTGAGATTTCACGTAATGATATAAAGCAACTAATTGAACAAAGAGCAGTTTATGTGAATGGGAACAACGTAATTAAGCCTAAATACATTGTTCGTGAAGGGCAAGATATTAAAATAGTTAAGCTATTAGATAAAGAAATCAAGCTTGAGCCTCAACAAATGGATATTGATATCATCTATGAAGATGAACACTTATTTGTAATTAATAAACCCTCTGGGTTAATTGTTCATCCAGCGCCTGGTCACTTAGATCAAACATTAGTAAATGGTTTACTGTACCATTTTAAAAACAATTTATCTAATGAAAACGGTCTTTTAAGGCCTGGAATTGTGCATAGAATTGACAAAGACACTAGTGGATTGTTAATTATTGCTAAAAACAATGAAATTCACAAATTATTATCTGACAATTTTAAAACCCATGATATTTCTAGAGAATATGTAGCCATTGTTGATGGTGTACTTGAAGATAAAAAATTAAAATTAGACCTCCCTATTGGTCGGGATGTCAAAAATCGTCAAATGATGTGTGTGACTAATAATAATTCAAAACACGCAATCACTCATGTTGAAATGTTAAATACTTTTTACGTTGATGGTTTACCTAAAACATTAGTAAAATGCACATTAGAAACTGGAAGAACTCATCAAATTAGAGTTCACTTAGCTTATATTAAAAATCCAGTGTATGGTGACCCGGTTTATGGGAAAAAGGTCGATGATTTCAATCAAAGGTTGCATGCTTATAAGTTATCATTTGTGCATCCAATAACACAAGAAAAAATCGTGTTGTTTGCTCAACCACCCAAAGAGTTTGATGTAGCTGATTATGATTATAGTCAACTATTTATTAAGGAGTAA
- a CDS encoding DUF4011 domain-containing protein — protein sequence MNSKDRKNILKNIEVWKNRLLDLSMKSQSINYRKTKSQTVEIINPNIEVFLNRLYGLKNLQFASLFGNVADDFEVEVQPKRVKGKRVSFGIELEQKDKYFKSEITPLINAFTKKYKGNYLFSNLYDAVQNRNLSNLMKKSNLFKEENGINVLYFAVGFLEWYENAESEDKHVATILFIPVELSKDAYNAPYKINFLDDEFLLNESFIQKLINDYNVDLNFKFENDKSNYDLYKDYKNFINTQISKVNDKRWKVIDEIDLGIFSFSRINMVKDLEENTEKVINNQFVQLISGVESPVENIKFTDADIDDVVNPAEYFHTYNADSSQEIAIQAAVDGKSFVLQGPPGTGKSQTITNIITELIARGKKVLFVAEKQAALEVVYNNLKRIGLNDFVLPIHNTKLDKKVVLHELASTLEKGQNSISIEDNFHKDAINKFTISHQELLNYPQGLQNIFQPINKSIYQLYGAFLKYAKHPEIMFDIQNVEEVSEQELLKRRKLIDSFHNALNINDFDISKNDWYGLVYEEMSLEKREKTVANLMKLQQKMHEALNFANDYPFLKIKQDIFLKSATIYKQVLDHLTVIPSINSTIIDNPNIEIDAVHYKTLVEIRGEIEQLKGKIKNKYNLKVVDLNVEEYKNDLTQLNSAFKRGVSPLYKKIKNKVSLYKITAEKLTYEELLNLFNVISEIQEKEKEFDSVGKLVSYRVPLNEFSFLKNTHLYIDWFNTFKQLTYYLDWDKNYIYHLLSFALLQKDKAKELAQQYGAIFEKMQKYLSILKSDFDNELFNADLYTFAELDNRLTRAIANNEHLTTMLEFNRVYKLMKENNLQEYANALIERNIKQDYFGIYLRRFYLLLIEKYQSELFPDFNGEVMDSIRKTFAESDAIIQSMAKTKVEMSIIEKIPNYNSIEGLNSEVSILRTEANKSRKIMPFRLLFDKIPTLITKLKPCLMMSPLSVSSLLKNSNLEFDVVIFDEASQVRPENAIGALSRANQFIIAGDKEQLPPTDFFAHFDEDDSIEDNAWDTTAFDSILEVANIVLPTIKLKWHYRSKFDELIQPSNKEIYNDLVTFPASKIPAKFEGVSHEYVKGQFIDSVNQVEADKVVELVVEIIRKYGTRRTIGVVTFNTQQRDLIERKINLLRRKTTEFEHFFNAYEIEKFFVKNIETVQGDERDIIILSVGYGPNAKGIMSMNFGPLNQQNGYRRLNVAVTRAKTAVIVVSSFNESDIDLSRTNARGVKFLKNYIAYASNPGKFRLEAPQYVSEFESPFEDDVYNELKALGYNVHKRIGSSGYKIDLAIMHPKKPGHYILGIECDGSVYKTSKSTRDRDILRQRVLEGRNWSIYRLWSADWYKNKTKQIQKLTQFIDHIIINKIELKSTLQNADPLKIDIPVEVQEKQIEKVVFDAYPNYEALYRRIQSSSPINESAFIWAIISELSPIHYDELKKFVPRIFNRKTFTNLLKQEFDDILTNLSQKDFIDFEGDFIVARDQIIEFREHTKDSTKRDFGRIHQKEAEYFIETFIAKTKTLSVNDAMLTFSNYCGFNSITPISSDLILKAIDSLVNKDLIYVDQDVIYLKSAQQQ from the coding sequence GTGAATTCAAAAGACAGAAAAAATATTCTTAAAAATATTGAGGTATGAAAAAATAGATTACTTGACTTAAGTATGAAAAGTCAATCTATTAATTACCGTAAAACCAAATCTCAAACTGTGGAAATTATTAACCCAAACATTGAGGTGTTTTTAAACAGATTATATGGACTTAAAAACCTTCAATTTGCTAGTTTATTTGGTAATGTAGCTGATGATTTTGAAGTAGAAGTTCAACCAAAAAGAGTTAAAGGTAAAAGGGTTTCTTTTGGGATTGAACTTGAACAAAAAGATAAATATTTCAAAAGCGAAATCACACCTTTAATTAATGCTTTTACAAAAAAATATAAAGGAAACTACTTGTTTTCAAATTTATATGATGCAGTCCAAAATCGTAATCTTTCTAACTTAATGAAAAAGTCTAATCTTTTTAAAGAAGAAAACGGTATTAACGTTTTATATTTTGCTGTTGGTTTTTTAGAATGATATGAAAATGCAGAATCAGAAGATAAACACGTTGCAACTATTTTGTTTATTCCGGTTGAGTTATCTAAAGACGCTTACAACGCACCTTATAAAATTAATTTTTTAGATGATGAATTTTTACTTAATGAATCATTTATTCAAAAATTAATTAACGATTACAACGTTGATTTAAACTTTAAATTTGAAAATGATAAATCAAATTACGATCTTTACAAAGATTATAAAAATTTCATTAACACACAAATTTCAAAAGTAAACGACAAACGTTGAAAAGTTATTGATGAAATTGATTTAGGAATTTTCTCATTCTCAAGAATTAACATGGTTAAAGATCTTGAAGAAAATACAGAAAAAGTAATTAACAATCAGTTTGTTCAATTAATCTCTGGAGTTGAAAGTCCAGTAGAAAACATTAAATTTACCGATGCTGATATTGATGATGTTGTTAATCCTGCTGAATACTTCCATACCTATAATGCTGACTCTTCTCAAGAAATTGCCATCCAAGCAGCTGTTGATGGTAAAAGTTTTGTGTTGCAAGGTCCTCCAGGAACAGGGAAATCACAAACAATTACCAACATTATTACTGAATTAATTGCCAGAGGTAAAAAAGTGTTGTTTGTAGCCGAAAAACAAGCTGCTTTAGAAGTGGTATATAACAACTTAAAGAGAATCGGTTTAAATGATTTTGTTTTACCAATTCACAACACCAAGTTGGATAAAAAAGTTGTTTTACACGAACTAGCTTCTACACTTGAAAAAGGACAAAACAGCATTTCTATTGAAGACAATTTCCATAAAGATGCCATTAATAAATTTACAATTTCACACCAAGAACTTCTTAATTATCCTCAAGGTTTACAAAATATTTTCCAACCAATTAATAAATCAATTTATCAACTTTATGGAGCATTTTTAAAATATGCTAAACATCCAGAGATTATGTTTGATATTCAAAACGTCGAAGAAGTTTCTGAACAAGAATTGCTCAAAAGAAGAAAATTGATTGATTCATTCCATAATGCTTTAAATATTAACGATTTTGATATTTCCAAAAATGATTGATATGGTTTAGTTTATGAAGAAATGTCATTAGAAAAAAGAGAAAAAACCGTTGCAAACTTAATGAAGTTGCAACAAAAAATGCATGAAGCTCTTAATTTTGCTAATGATTATCCTTTCTTAAAAATAAAACAAGATATTTTCTTAAAAAGCGCAACCATCTATAAACAAGTGCTTGATCATTTGACTGTTATTCCTTCAATTAATTCGACCATTATTGATAACCCTAACATTGAAATTGATGCAGTGCATTACAAAACATTAGTGGAAATTAGAGGAGAAATTGAACAATTAAAAGGCAAAATCAAAAATAAATATAACCTTAAAGTTGTGGACTTAAATGTAGAAGAGTATAAAAATGACTTAACTCAACTTAACAGCGCTTTTAAAAGAGGAGTATCTCCACTTTATAAAAAGATCAAAAACAAAGTATCTTTATACAAAATTACAGCTGAGAAACTTACTTACGAAGAATTATTGAATTTATTTAATGTAATTAGCGAAATTCAAGAAAAAGAAAAAGAATTTGACAGTGTTGGTAAACTTGTTAGCTATAGAGTGCCACTTAATGAATTTTCATTCTTAAAAAATACTCATTTATACATTGATTGATTTAACACTTTTAAACAATTAACTTATTATTTAGATTGAGATAAAAATTATATTTATCACTTACTTTCATTTGCATTACTTCAAAAAGACAAAGCTAAAGAATTAGCGCAACAATATGGTGCTATTTTTGAAAAAATGCAAAAATATTTAAGCATTCTTAAAAGCGATTTTGACAATGAATTATTTAACGCTGATTTATATACTTTCGCAGAGTTAGATAATCGCTTAACTCGGGCAATTGCAAACAATGAACACTTAACTACAATGCTTGAGTTTAATCGTGTGTATAAATTGATGAAAGAAAACAATCTCCAAGAATACGCTAACGCTTTAATTGAACGTAATATTAAGCAAGATTATTTTGGAATTTACTTAAGAAGATTTTACTTATTATTAATTGAAAAATACCAAAGTGAATTATTCCCTGACTTTAATGGTGAAGTTATGGACTCAATTAGAAAGACTTTTGCTGAATCGGATGCTATTATTCAATCTATGGCAAAAACTAAAGTGGAAATGTCAATTATTGAAAAAATCCCTAACTACAACAGTATTGAAGGACTTAACTCAGAAGTTTCTATTTTAAGAACAGAAGCTAATAAATCAAGAAAAATCATGCCATTTAGATTACTGTTTGACAAAATTCCAACATTAATCACTAAATTAAAACCTTGTTTAATGATGTCGCCTTTATCTGTATCATCATTGCTTAAAAATTCAAACCTAGAATTTGATGTTGTTATTTTCGATGAGGCTTCACAGGTACGTCCTGAAAATGCTATTGGAGCTTTATCAAGAGCAAATCAATTTATTATCGCCGGTGATAAAGAACAACTTCCTCCAACTGACTTCTTTGCTCATTTTGATGAGGATGATAGCATTGAAGATAATGCTTGAGATACAACAGCATTTGACTCTATTTTAGAAGTGGCTAATATTGTGCTACCAACTATTAAATTAAAATGACACTACAGAAGTAAATTCGATGAACTTATTCAACCTTCAAACAAAGAAATTTACAATGATTTAGTTACCTTCCCAGCCTCAAAAATTCCTGCTAAATTTGAAGGGGTATCTCACGAATATGTTAAAGGTCAATTTATTGATTCAGTTAACCAAGTTGAAGCTGACAAAGTAGTTGAACTTGTTGTTGAAATCATCCGTAAATATGGTACTAGAAGAACAATTGGTGTTGTAACATTTAACACTCAACAACGTGATTTAATTGAAAGAAAAATTAATTTACTCAGACGTAAGACAACAGAATTTGAACATTTCTTTAATGCTTATGAAATTGAAAAATTCTTTGTTAAAAACATAGAAACTGTTCAAGGAGACGAAAGAGATATTATCATCTTATCAGTTGGATATGGTCCAAACGCTAAAGGAATTATGTCAATGAACTTTGGACCACTTAACCAACAAAATGGGTACAGACGTTTAAATGTTGCTGTAACTCGTGCTAAAACAGCTGTAATTGTGGTTTCTTCATTTAATGAATCTGATATTGATTTATCTAGAACTAACGCTCGGGGAGTTAAATTCTTGAAAAATTACATCGCTTATGCATCTAATCCAGGCAAATTCAGACTTGAAGCCCCACAATATGTATCTGAATTTGAATCTCCATTTGAAGATGATGTGTACAATGAGTTAAAAGCTCTTGGATACAACGTTCACAAACGTATTGGTTCTTCAGGATATAAAATTGATTTAGCCATTATGCATCCTAAAAAGCCAGGACATTACATTTTAGGTATTGAGTGTGATGGTTCTGTATATAAAACTTCTAAATCAACTCGTGACCGTGATATTTTACGCCAAAGAGTTCTTGAAGGAAGAAACTGAAGTATTTATCGTTTATGATCTGCAGATTGATACAAAAACAAAACCAAACAAATCCAAAAACTTACTCAATTCATCGATCATATTATCATTAACAAAATCGAACTTAAATCAACACTACAAAATGCTGATCCACTAAAAATTGATATTCCAGTCGAAGTGCAAGAAAAACAAATTGAAAAAGTCGTTTTTGATGCCTATCCAAATTATGAAGCTCTTTACCGTCGGATTCAATCAAGTTCTCCAATTAATGAAAGTGCATTTATTTGAGCAATTATTAGTGAACTTAGTCCAATACATTATGACGAATTGAAAAAATTTGTACCTCGTATTTTCAACCGTAAAACATTCACCAATCTTCTTAAACAAGAGTTTGATGATATTTTGACTAACTTATCACAAAAAGATTTTATTGATTTTGAAGGTGATTTCATTGTGGCTCGTGATCAAATAATTGAATTTAGAGAACATACAAAAGATTCAACCAAACGTGATTTTGGAAGAATCCATCAAAAAGAAGCTGAATACTTTATTGAAACATTTATTGCTAAAACTAAAACATTAAGCGTTAATGATGCTATGTTGACATTTAGTAATTATTGTGGATTCAACAGCATTACTCCAATTTCAAGTGATTTGATTTTAAAAGCAATTGACTCACTTGTAAATAAAGATTTAATTTATGTAGATCAAGATGTTATTTATTTAAAATCAGCTCAACAACAATAG